From the genome of Candidatus Wallbacteria bacterium, one region includes:
- a CDS encoding tetratricopeptide repeat protein, with the protein MTELDKNPHHAVNEQIRLLLQSEDETERKQAIIQLAKKPSRENFLTLQKIADFDESVEVRFYAKKALNVLKSRITPKLSEKKTAYFSPAEIENFFEGKTESSQAVPIIQHLVNTGLKEKLPELITVLNREKDSNILAALLIAIGKFGSESEIKTIAPFLSHEIPRVRANAIDALEMIGSERAYPFVISKLEDADNRVRANAVRFVRELGGVNTLKILRTMAGSPGVAMRASAAYVLQYFPTQENMETVLTLFNDRDLTVRNNALKTLLIFKKKGVGKAEEILKKLGKEAEIKAESLEEIEHETQDTAETRDRLKTVLNSSDPGMRLKAIVDTVEKGSGGAILLEHLSKENDHKAIATIIIGLGKLQYRKALPVLVKYLKSKDARCRANAVEAIRLINDKDKLKEIIPLLKDENNRTRANSILALKDEKNAGIYASLLEMVKSETKEMQLSVIYVIMELEDLDYYEFLLELERSGHPEVSKKARDSIKTLESQGIKVLIKTETERSSRVFRIYVSSTFSDLREEREALQAKVFPKLSKLCRQHGYRFQAVDLRFLITEEDAIDQQTMKICLSEIKRCQAVSPRPNFMILLGDRYGWRPLPAEIPESEYYKISEKLRVKIKMGKFTAEDLKLLDSWYKRDLNALSKKKDSETLWVLQQRTGEYAELKCWEKVEQRLSHILRQATGDFQGDRRLFYNVSAVAQEIVKGALEHSKNAKKHVFCFFRKISNLDDLKIDLRSKKSQVKDFVDTDAGGAFDQESHGLSDSLKNMLYKTLPQNIFEYDARWEKGKLTTGHIDKMCRDVYQALSCVILDKIAHDVKLTPLAKEIINHENFRLKIAKNFTGRGEYRKFIADYLKPDVEPKAPLAIYGQAGSGKSALLAQSISDAIEKYGRNTEQSTFVVIHRFLGNTPDSSTLHSLLESLCRQIAHHYGIDEKSIPCDDDGLEMKFLELLRSATARKPLLLFLDALDQLPNDNHAHELRWLPPEIPENVRLVVSTSAGAITANDKSRDDSESCLEHLKKKIPQENIKELQNMPASEGSLLLDCWLKKAGRQLTGEQRSLILDNFKRNGNPLYLKIAFGEARRWKSFTKPEEIKLSADLAGIIKDLFKRLSLPQNCGEMIVSRILGYLAAGRNGLSEEELLEILAADPDFYGYLDSQLHLRLQKSIEKKQIPFVVWARLHFELAPYLLESMIGGSYLLTFLHRQFSMAAKEMYLSGQDRKKLHQVLAGYFENNPGMDDRKFDELPWQLCRAENWSGLKDCITDLSMFKKFLLEGRRSELTGYWASLAGRFDMVQSYNLMIENHENTSPAAADFALLINQTASFLQDNARYEGAESLFRKALSIQEKEVGSEHPDTALSLNNLATLLKNKGDYGGAELLYYRALAIWEKALGPDHPNTALSLNDLAMLLYNKGDYEGAEPLLRKALAIREKSLGPEHPDTALSLNNFAMLLYNKEDYQEAEPLLRKALAIWEKVLGPEHPDTARSLDNLAGLLKNKGSYCEAEPLYRRALAIREKVLDPEHPDTALSLHNLATLLVTMGDNLGAEPLYRRALIIWEKVLTPDHPWTRAARNNLDSLLQRKQKGTV; encoded by the coding sequence ATGACTGAATTAGATAAAAATCCACATCATGCCGTCAATGAGCAGATACGTTTACTGCTGCAATCCGAAGATGAGACTGAACGCAAGCAGGCGATCATCCAGCTCGCCAAAAAACCGAGCCGCGAAAATTTCCTGACGCTGCAGAAAATAGCTGATTTCGATGAATCGGTCGAAGTGCGGTTTTATGCCAAAAAAGCCTTGAATGTTCTGAAAAGCAGAATCACTCCCAAATTGTCCGAAAAGAAAACCGCCTATTTCAGTCCTGCTGAAATCGAGAATTTTTTTGAAGGAAAGACCGAAAGCAGCCAGGCGGTACCGATCATTCAACACCTGGTCAATACTGGTTTGAAAGAAAAGCTCCCGGAGTTGATCACTGTATTGAACCGGGAAAAAGATTCCAACATCCTGGCTGCCCTGCTGATTGCAATCGGCAAATTCGGATCAGAGAGCGAAATTAAAACTATCGCCCCGTTTCTCTCCCACGAAATTCCCAGAGTCAGGGCCAACGCAATCGACGCGCTGGAAATGATCGGCAGCGAGCGGGCCTATCCTTTTGTGATCTCGAAACTGGAGGATGCCGACAACCGAGTCCGAGCCAACGCGGTACGGTTCGTAAGGGAACTCGGCGGAGTGAACACTCTGAAAATACTGCGCACCATGGCCGGTTCTCCCGGTGTCGCGATGCGCGCCTCGGCAGCCTATGTGCTGCAGTATTTCCCCACTCAGGAAAACATGGAAACTGTATTGACATTATTCAATGACCGCGATCTGACTGTCAGGAACAATGCGCTTAAAACCCTGCTGATCTTTAAAAAGAAAGGAGTGGGGAAAGCGGAAGAGATCTTGAAAAAGCTGGGCAAAGAGGCAGAAATAAAAGCGGAAAGCCTGGAAGAGATCGAACATGAAACGCAGGACACTGCCGAGACAAGGGACAGGCTGAAGACCGTATTGAACAGTTCAGACCCGGGGATGCGGCTGAAAGCGATAGTGGATACAGTGGAAAAAGGCTCAGGCGGAGCAATACTGCTGGAGCATCTTTCAAAAGAAAATGATCACAAGGCAATCGCCACTATCATTATCGGTCTGGGAAAACTCCAGTATCGGAAGGCACTTCCGGTGCTGGTAAAATATCTTAAATCAAAAGATGCACGCTGCCGGGCAAATGCTGTTGAGGCAATCAGGTTAATCAATGATAAAGACAAATTAAAGGAAATAATCCCGCTTTTGAAGGATGAGAACAACCGGACCCGGGCGAACTCGATCCTGGCTTTGAAAGATGAGAAAAACGCCGGAATCTATGCCTCGCTGCTTGAGATGGTCAAATCTGAAACGAAAGAGATGCAGCTGTCCGTGATCTACGTCATCATGGAGCTTGAAGATCTGGATTACTATGAATTTCTGCTCGAACTTGAAAGGTCAGGGCATCCGGAAGTCTCGAAAAAAGCACGCGACAGCATTAAAACACTGGAAAGTCAGGGCATAAAAGTTCTGATAAAAACGGAAACCGAACGCTCGAGCCGGGTGTTCCGGATCTATGTCAGTTCGACCTTCAGCGACCTCAGGGAAGAGAGGGAAGCGCTCCAGGCGAAAGTTTTCCCGAAGTTGAGTAAGCTCTGCCGGCAGCATGGCTATCGTTTTCAGGCTGTCGACCTGCGCTTTTTGATTACGGAAGAAGATGCAATAGACCAGCAGACGATGAAGATCTGTTTATCCGAAATCAAACGCTGCCAGGCAGTCTCCCCCAGGCCTAATTTCATGATTCTTCTCGGTGACCGCTATGGCTGGCGGCCGCTTCCTGCCGAGATACCGGAAAGTGAATATTATAAAATTTCGGAAAAGCTCCGCGTGAAAATAAAAATGGGTAAATTCACGGCCGAAGACCTGAAACTGCTTGATTCATGGTATAAACGCGACCTGAACGCTTTATCCAAAAAAAAGGATTCTGAAACCTTATGGGTATTGCAGCAGCGGACAGGCGAATATGCAGAATTGAAATGCTGGGAGAAAGTTGAACAGAGGCTTTCTCATATCTTGAGACAGGCGACAGGAGATTTCCAGGGGGATCGACGCCTGTTTTATAATGTCTCAGCCGTTGCGCAGGAAATTGTCAAGGGTGCCCTGGAACACAGCAAAAACGCCAAAAAGCATGTATTCTGCTTTTTCAGGAAAATATCCAATCTGGATGATCTGAAAATAGACTTGCGCTCAAAGAAATCACAAGTTAAAGATTTTGTTGATACTGATGCGGGAGGTGCCTTTGATCAGGAATCCCATGGCCTGTCGGATTCACTCAAGAACATGTTGTACAAGACCCTGCCTCAAAACATCTTTGAATACGATGCCAGATGGGAAAAAGGCAAGCTGACGACCGGCCATATCGATAAAATGTGCCGGGATGTTTATCAGGCGCTGTCCTGCGTCATCCTGGATAAAATAGCGCATGACGTCAAACTTACCCCGCTCGCCAAAGAAATCATTAACCATGAAAATTTCCGCTTGAAAATAGCAAAAAACTTTACCGGGCGGGGGGAATACCGGAAGTTCATCGCGGATTATCTGAAACCTGATGTAGAGCCAAAGGCACCCCTGGCGATTTACGGGCAAGCAGGCAGCGGAAAATCCGCTTTACTGGCTCAGTCGATCTCCGATGCGATTGAAAAATATGGTAGAAATACGGAGCAGAGCACGTTTGTTGTAATCCATAGGTTTTTAGGGAACACGCCCGATTCATCGACTCTTCACTCATTACTGGAAAGCCTCTGCCGCCAGATAGCCCATCATTATGGCATTGATGAAAAATCGATCCCTTGTGATGATGACGGCCTGGAAATGAAATTCCTGGAATTACTGAGATCAGCTACTGCCAGAAAACCGCTGCTCCTGTTTCTGGACGCTCTGGATCAACTGCCGAATGATAACCATGCCCATGAATTGAGATGGTTGCCTCCCGAAATTCCGGAAAACGTCAGGTTGGTGGTCTCGACATCTGCCGGCGCGATCACGGCAAACGACAAGTCCAGGGATGATTCAGAAAGTTGCCTGGAGCATCTGAAGAAAAAGATCCCTCAGGAAAACATCAAAGAACTGCAAAATATGCCAGCCAGTGAAGGCTCGCTTCTGCTGGATTGCTGGTTAAAAAAAGCCGGCCGCCAATTGACGGGAGAACAGCGCTCCCTGATTCTGGATAATTTCAAAAGGAACGGCAATCCCCTTTATTTGAAAATTGCCTTTGGGGAAGCCAGACGCTGGAAATCATTTACAAAGCCTGAAGAAATAAAGTTGAGCGCTGACCTGGCCGGCATCATCAAAGACCTGTTTAAGCGCCTGTCTCTGCCCCAGAACTGCGGAGAAATGATTGTCTCCCGCATACTTGGTTATCTTGCCGCAGGCCGCAATGGATTATCCGAAGAAGAGCTTTTGGAGATTCTGGCTGCTGATCCTGATTTTTATGGTTATCTTGACAGCCAGCTGCATTTAAGACTGCAAAAGTCCATAGAGAAAAAACAGATCCCGTTCGTGGTCTGGGCACGGCTTCATTTTGAACTCGCTCCCTATCTTTTAGAAAGCATGATCGGTGGATCATACCTGCTGACTTTCCTGCACAGGCAGTTCAGCATGGCCGCAAAAGAAATGTATCTTTCGGGTCAGGATAGAAAGAAGCTGCATCAGGTTCTGGCCGGATATTTCGAGAATAATCCGGGAATGGATGACAGGAAATTTGACGAACTGCCCTGGCAGCTGTGCCGGGCTGAGAACTGGTCAGGCCTGAAAGATTGTATTACAGATCTCTCTATGTTTAAAAAATTCCTGCTGGAGGGAAGAAGATCCGAATTGACAGGTTACTGGGCTTCTCTTGCCGGCAGATTCGATATGGTCCAGTCATACAATCTGATGATCGAAAATCATGAAAACACTTCTCCTGCAGCCGCCGACTTCGCACTTTTAATAAATCAGACTGCCTCTTTCCTGCAAGATAATGCAAGATATGAAGGAGCTGAATCACTTTTCCGCAAAGCTCTGTCAATACAGGAAAAGGAAGTGGGGTCAGAACACCCTGACACAGCCCTCAGCCTGAACAATCTTGCCACTCTGCTTAAAAATAAAGGTGACTATGGTGGAGCGGAACTGCTTTACTATAGGGCTCTGGCGATCTGGGAAAAGGCCTTGGGCCCGGATCACCCGAACACGGCCCTCAGCCTGAACGATCTTGCAATGCTGCTTTACAATAAAGGGGACTATGAAGGTGCTGAGCCCCTTTTACGCAAGGCTCTGGCAATCAGGGAAAAGTCATTGGGTCCCGAGCACCCGGATACTGCCCTGAGTCTGAACAATTTTGCCATGCTGCTTTACAATAAAGAGGACTATCAGGAAGCTGAACCCCTTTTGCGCAAGGCCTTGGCGATCTGGGAAAAAGTTCTGGGACCGGAGCACCCAGATACCGCTCGAAGCCTGGACAATCTGGCAGGGCTTTTGAAAAATAAGGGAAGCTATTGCGAAGCTGAGCCGCTTTACCGCAGGGCTCTGGCAATCAGGGAGAAGGTATTGGATCCCGAACACCCTGATACCGCTCTCTCCCTCCACAATCTTGCGACTCTGCTTGTGACAATGGGAGACAATCTGGGAGCGGAACCCCTTTATCGCAGAGCTCTGATAATCTGGGAAAAGGTGCTGACCCCTGACCATCCATGGACACGAGCTGCCAGAAACAATCTGGATTCTCTGTTACAGCGAAAGCAAAAAGGCACTGTTTGA
- a CDS encoding HEAT repeat domain-containing protein — protein MPSKIVSQNLSIMITDIQGFSNTTTSSSRSEIVDLIRRHKQLMVPVIEFYKGRIYKTMGDAFLCGFNSATDAVVCALIVQLVLKEFNDRLHDESKQMLIRVVINSGDVTIEENDVFGDAVNIAARMEALPCFPGGSIGISESTYLLMNRSEIVSEKIGPMELKGITEPVTVYQVPVAKQKLTSIPRHLLELIESVFDSKDANPETVKQWNESIRNFLGAKPESVSGPSKIQETPDKLKLKAVKSGTTHVEKTTHPPEVQKAVPEAKGGKKSFRDLKNEADPLQGLISDPFSGKKGKEGIAVKRVGNAEISQPHVAVKPPRTPNITRDQKPAQPKPAEAEPFGMQKLLFLLGLLSLSLCLIFFMVQYRNDPRLNLRLYSFGLISKNYATSRISAEFPFQNPDMRIFIIKSLIEIKADPKEVLLLIFSSLKDQAAQVADFAAKKLDDYLRNDPAAFSALLLLQKHRNPDLASQAAQKIRSIGADDLGKILSNSLNSQDPLVRAMALKAYAGRSDAQQVSRKFLSDADPQVRLAALDTCSGSDSSETTASALAECLADPDTEVRKAAVTALKHFISFPSSLAATLIKAVKSDDPQVRLLAVSALGTAGCNSSEVIASLKEAMSDPNKQINLQAIRSLQMLGNAQTSLPEMIKALSDKNQKISGSASETLASLLASEAAIPSLANCISDPDHSVRLYAANALGNFGKSALSAYPMLLDGLKNCESSDLKCFTDALSKIGSDEPGTIPYLTKALSENSQRLRLFVIDTLGHYGKAASDTAVQLTPLYADGSRELRGQILNTLGEIEPDFKISFSLISKALTDKDDSLRTQAEEVLKKLAVSTDALPLLLESLSHKDQTIRATAASTIGFSNQDLKPAIPLLTNCLADPIKTVKDNAAASLIRIGGPAVSYLGAKLQSSDNAEIKLVLEVLDRFGDQAGSAVQAIVPKLNDPDLEIRRLCLKILGNVQSGPECIPAVIQLLKDNDPEVCRLAIKALEKNGSTSAAAIPELTASLSSSDPYLRRLAIKALDSIDIDKKITGTTLIRALNGSDSYLREYADEALTRMDKNPQLAVAAYGIALHDSDPFVRTYAAKALSRFGSGSREFIPVLQEMAKSDESFTVRSAAQEALKTIK, from the coding sequence ATGCCTTCTAAAATTGTCTCTCAGAATCTCTCGATCATGATCACCGACATCCAGGGATTTTCTAATACTACAACCTCCAGTTCCCGTTCGGAGATTGTGGATCTGATCCGCAGGCACAAACAGCTGATGGTGCCGGTAATTGAATTTTACAAGGGCCGGATCTACAAGACCATGGGTGATGCTTTTCTGTGCGGCTTCAACAGTGCAACAGATGCAGTGGTCTGTGCCCTGATCGTCCAGCTGGTGCTCAAAGAATTCAATGACCGGCTGCATGACGAGAGCAAGCAGATGCTGATCAGGGTTGTAATCAACTCCGGAGACGTGACCATCGAGGAAAACGATGTTTTCGGCGATGCGGTTAATATAGCGGCCAGGATGGAAGCCCTGCCCTGCTTTCCTGGCGGTTCGATCGGCATCAGTGAATCCACATATCTTCTAATGAATCGCAGTGAAATAGTGTCTGAAAAGATCGGGCCGATGGAGCTTAAAGGCATTACCGAACCTGTGACCGTCTACCAGGTACCTGTGGCGAAACAGAAACTTACTTCAATTCCCAGGCATCTGCTGGAACTGATAGAATCAGTGTTCGATTCCAAGGATGCGAATCCTGAGACAGTCAAGCAGTGGAATGAGTCGATCCGCAATTTTCTGGGTGCCAAGCCTGAATCCGTATCCGGCCCGTCGAAAATTCAGGAAACACCCGACAAACTCAAGCTGAAAGCCGTCAAATCAGGGACAACCCATGTTGAAAAAACAACCCATCCTCCGGAGGTACAGAAGGCGGTTCCGGAAGCTAAGGGCGGCAAAAAGAGTTTCAGAGACCTGAAAAATGAAGCTGATCCGCTCCAGGGGTTGATCTCAGACCCATTCAGCGGAAAAAAAGGCAAAGAAGGAATTGCGGTGAAACGGGTGGGGAATGCGGAAATTTCTCAGCCTCATGTTGCTGTTAAGCCTCCCCGTACTCCAAATATTACCAGAGACCAGAAACCAGCTCAACCAAAACCCGCCGAAGCTGAACCCTTCGGAATGCAGAAGCTGCTGTTTCTGCTGGGTCTGCTTTCCCTGAGCCTCTGCCTGATTTTTTTCATGGTCCAGTACAGAAATGATCCCCGCCTCAACCTTCGTTTATATTCTTTCGGCCTGATCAGCAAGAATTACGCAACTTCCCGAATTTCAGCGGAATTCCCTTTCCAGAATCCCGACATGCGCATTTTCATCATCAAATCCCTGATCGAAATAAAAGCTGACCCCAAAGAAGTGCTGCTGCTGATTTTTTCATCCCTGAAAGATCAGGCTGCCCAGGTTGCGGATTTCGCTGCCAAAAAATTGGATGATTATCTGAGAAACGACCCTGCTGCTTTTTCCGCACTGCTTCTTCTGCAGAAACACCGCAACCCGGATCTGGCTTCACAGGCTGCTCAAAAAATCAGATCAATCGGAGCCGATGATTTAGGGAAAATTCTCTCAAATTCGCTGAACAGCCAGGATCCTCTGGTCAGGGCAATGGCTTTGAAAGCTTATGCCGGCAGATCCGATGCACAGCAGGTGAGCCGGAAATTCCTGAGCGATGCCGATCCCCAGGTCAGGCTAGCTGCGCTCGACACCTGTTCAGGTTCGGACAGCAGTGAAACCACTGCCTCGGCACTGGCCGAATGCCTGGCCGACCCTGACACTGAAGTCCGAAAAGCAGCTGTGACTGCGCTGAAGCATTTCATCAGTTTTCCGTCATCTCTGGCCGCAACTCTGATCAAGGCCGTCAAAAGCGATGATCCGCAGGTGCGCCTGCTGGCGGTTTCCGCGCTGGGAACCGCCGGCTGCAACAGCAGCGAAGTTATTGCATCTCTAAAGGAAGCCATGTCCGATCCAAATAAGCAGATCAATCTCCAGGCAATCCGTTCACTCCAGATGCTGGGAAATGCCCAGACCTCCCTGCCTGAAATGATCAAGGCTCTTTCGGACAAGAATCAAAAAATCAGCGGTTCCGCTTCAGAAACTCTTGCCAGCCTTCTTGCCAGCGAGGCGGCAATTCCATCGCTTGCGAACTGTATTTCAGATCCCGATCACAGCGTCAGACTGTATGCGGCGAATGCCCTGGGAAATTTCGGCAAATCCGCATTGTCTGCTTATCCGATGCTCCTGGATGGTCTGAAAAACTGCGAATCATCAGATCTGAAATGCTTCACAGATGCGCTCAGCAAAATAGGCAGTGATGAGCCGGGCACAATTCCATATCTTACAAAAGCCCTTTCAGAAAATTCCCAGCGCTTGCGTTTATTCGTGATCGACACACTTGGGCATTACGGTAAAGCTGCCAGCGATACGGCAGTTCAGCTGACACCACTTTATGCTGACGGCAGCAGGGAACTGCGTGGCCAGATTCTTAATACCCTTGGGGAAATCGAACCTGATTTCAAGATCTCCTTTTCCCTCATTTCCAAAGCTCTCACGGACAAGGACGATTCCTTGCGCACTCAAGCGGAAGAAGTCCTGAAAAAACTGGCCGTCTCCACTGATGCGCTTCCATTGCTGCTGGAATCGCTCTCTCATAAAGACCAGACGATCCGTGCCACTGCTGCTTCAACGATCGGATTCTCGAACCAGGACCTGAAACCCGCCATACCTTTGTTGACAAACTGCCTAGCAGACCCGATAAAAACCGTGAAAGACAATGCCGCAGCCTCGCTTATCAGAATTGGCGGACCCGCGGTTTCTTACCTTGGTGCAAAATTGCAGAGTTCGGACAACGCTGAAATCAAATTAGTGCTGGAGGTTCTGGACCGCTTTGGAGACCAGGCAGGAAGCGCAGTCCAGGCGATAGTTCCGAAGCTTAACGACCCTGATCTCGAAATCCGCCGGCTCTGCCTCAAAATCCTGGGAAACGTCCAGTCAGGACCTGAGTGCATTCCCGCTGTAATACAATTGTTAAAGGATAATGACCCTGAGGTCTGCCGGCTGGCAATCAAAGCTCTGGAAAAAAACGGAAGCACTTCTGCTGCGGCTATCCCGGAACTCACAGCCTCGCTTTCAAGTTCAGATCCTTATTTACGCCGTCTGGCCATTAAAGCCCTGGATTCCATTGACATTGACAAGAAAATAACAGGCACAACCCTGATCAGGGCACTCAACGGCAGCGACTCGTATTTGAGGGAATATGCGGATGAAGCTCTGACCCGCATGGATAAAAATCCTCAACTGGCGGTTGCCGCTTATGGAATAGCGCTGCATGAC